CCCCCTTTGCTTCACTGAGATCATAACATCTCCCCAGAATGATGCTGCATAGTCTGCTCCAGCAGAAAATGCTCTTATATTACGCCAGTGAACGCCATCATGCAATCCTGAGTTCATGATCACAGTATCTGGGATTGTGTCTTCTGAGAAGTACTTCTTCAACAGATTTTGAAACCCTTTATCTCTCAGAGAATCCAATCCTAGATAGTTTTGTGTTTCATTCCAATGCCCATTAAAAATGCTAGTGATCCTAACTGTTTGAGAAGGGTCTTTTGGGTTCGAAAAGTTCATGTCAAATCTCCTAGGGACAGAATGTATATTGGGCAAATCTAAGACAAAATTGAGCATATTACGTATTGTATCAACATGATTTGAATCACCCCAGAAGAAAATCCATCTATTCTTCAAGCACTTCCAAGCAGACTCAGCTGAAAACATCTTGAATGAGCAGTGAGTTGAATACACCCAACCATTACTCTCTATAACTCCCAACGAACCATCACACCATGGAGCATTACAAGGAAAATCTGGTGCCAAGCATCTGTACCTACCATCATTACCTATTTGGCAGCCATCATTCTTCGCATGCCTTGTCCACCTTCCACACCACACATCCTTGCCAAAATCAGAAGCTTTACAAGTCTCAAGTTCTGGTAACTGAGCACTGCTTTTGTAGAACCTGATTGCAACATTCCAAACCACTCGATCGTAGACAAATCTCCATGGAGTGAACTTCAGACCTTCAAAGTGTCTATAAAGCAGAATTACAGTCAGATTGTAAACCCCAACAAAATCAGGATGAACTTGCAGGGAAATAGAGTAAGAACCATTACTGAAATCTTTCACCAATGGCCTAGATTTCCATGACTCCCCTGCAAGATCAGTCTCAAAGTAATCCCCACCTAAACAACGAGGTTTCCCTAAATCATCCAATGCCTGAAAACCAAACTCATGCACTTCCCCAGCTGATAGCTCTATCAGTTTCCCATCATCCAACCCAGGAATTGATATTCCCACTGTCTTAGAATCTTTACAAGGTTCTCCCCCAGGAGCTAACCATCTTGCTAGAAGACTTGAAGTCAAGTTTGGCTCTAATTCACTTGAAAGCCAAGTTGAATGCCCCTTGACTTCAGGCTTCAGTGGGGTTTTTGTGTCAAGCTTATCAGACACACCACTACTACTATAGTTCTTAGCAGAAACAGTTTCACTGTGCTCAGACAATGTGATGTTCACAAGATTGTGGGGACCAAAAAGGGTAGTAGCATTGGTTTGGTTTTGATTCAAACTAAGTGGACCATATGGGGAGCTATAATTACTCAAAGTGAGATTTTGATGACAGGAGAGAGTGGAATTAGGAGAATGAGACCTTAGAGAAAAAGAATCTTGACGATACCTCCAGCTCCAAGCTTCAATAACGTTCCTAACAGTGAAGCCATCAATGGTCCAAACCACAACCATGCCACCCAAAACAAGAGCAGTGAGCAACCCAAAACGCCAATGAATAGAAGCAGACCAAAGAGCCCTGTGGCTCTCTACCTTTTCTGGCATCACAAACTTCCCAGATCACCACCACACAGCAGcaacaaacaaaaccaaaaaagcGCCAAAACCAAATTCCAACTTATCCACAACacccaacacaacaacaaagaaCAAAGTTGTTATCTTTGATGACAACACTCCAAAAGGGTGCTCtcaaagcaaaaaaaatgtaaattttctccagaaagaaacaaaaaaataaataaaaaaattgtggggTTACTCACAAGGTTGGTTTAATGTCATGTAAGTAGTGAAACAAGATTGTGAAGCCACTAACTACGCAGATATGGCTAATGGCTCAGTCACAGTTCTCAGAGATTTTTCCAAACTTTGATACAGCTGTGTGCGGTGCCTTTAATGCTTCATTTACCCCTGTGTCTAACGCGTTTTagcttttttcttattcttcttctttggaGCTTTCGCCGAATATGTCAATAATATGGTCCAACCACTGTAGTAGTTATCTAGTTTGTTATGGTCACTGTGGAAGTTGGATTCATCAGAAATTCATTATGAAGACATTAATTATTGGGAGTTGCTGTTACCTCTTTTTTAGGTTAACAGATACTGTAATAGGGTATCATTTACTACCAtcctttattaaattttatcactTTAAGAACTTAAATGAATTATTACGCTACtacttgatatttttttctgtaagaataaaaaatatttattaaaaaaattataataacttacaTATTTTAACTGGCTGAATTAAATTTTGGTATTATTTTGAGATTTTAAactatagtaaaataaataataagtatatttaaaatatgaaattagttTTGTATTATAGTGATACTGatatgataataatgatatcTTTACGTGTTTTTTTACTGatatgataataatgatatctttacgtgtttttttttactgatataTCTTTGGATGCGAAATTGCTGAtcatacgtttttttttttactgatataTCTTTGGCtacaaataaataagaataactATAAGGCTATAAAGggtacaaaaaaaataagacatGCCCCAAtataatctcaatataattttatttgattatcatTAACCTCATAATACACGTCcaaatttagaagatgatatTCATTTGACTTGGAAcgcaatatttttaaataaatataaaatatattaagaaaaaattataactattatGTAAATGTGGTTTTAATTCAGTTTAAGccagattaattttaaaatttgaatttaatatagATTCTTGTtcaattaatgttttattttaaattattttttatttaatttttaaccagTGGTTTAGTCTGCACATAGTATAtagaataaatgtttttttttatataattaaaatttaaaataagtaagtaattttaaaatataagttatattatgattaaaatcataataaataaacattttgaatatataattttttagatttataattaaaattttaaactataatgcaaaactattttttattgacatttttataataaaagaattatatttaaagagataaataattaagaaaatcaaacacAACAAAGTTTATCAAGCTGATAAAGATAGAATTGATATCTTATAAAGACGAGTTAGAATATCACTAAAAATCTGTAaataactctattttttttgtttgaaatgattgagaggatatttttttattaattacggTGATGGTacgtgaaatata
The nucleotide sequence above comes from Glycine soja cultivar W05 chromosome 11, ASM419377v2, whole genome shotgun sequence. Encoded proteins:
- the LOC114373788 gene encoding uncharacterized protein LOC114373788 is translated as MPEKVESHRALWSASIHWRFGLLTALVLGGMVVVWTIDGFTVRNVIEAWSWRYRQDSFSLRSHSPNSTLSCHQNLTLSNYSSPYGPLSLNQNQTNATTLFGPHNLVNITLSEHSETVSAKNYSSSGVSDKLDTKTPLKPEVKGHSTWLSSELEPNLTSSLLARWLAPGGEPCKDSKTVGISIPGLDDGKLIELSAGEVHEFGFQALDDLGKPRCLGGDYFETDLAGESWKSRPLVKDFSNGSYSISLQVHPDFVGVYNLTVILLYRHFEGLKFTPWRFVYDRVVWNVAIRFYKSSAQLPELETCKASDFGKDVWCGRWTRHAKNDGCQIGNDGRYRCLAPDFPCNAPWCDGSLGVIESNGWVYSTHCSFKMFSAESAWKCLKNRWIFFWGDSNHVDTIRNMLNFVLDLPNIHSVPRRFDMNFSNPKDPSQTVRITSIFNGHWNETQNYLGLDSLRDKGFQNLLKKYFSEDTIPDTVIMNSGLHDGVHWRNIRAFSAGADYAASFWGDVMISVKQRGLAWPRVFYRSTVATGGYARSLAFNPYKMEVFNGVLIEKLKKAGIITGVIDDFDMTFSWHFDNRCNDGVHYGRAPAKMKWRDGKIGHQYFVDLMLAHVLLNALCAR